GATGATCAACCTCGGCGCCTTCCTGGCGCCGCTGGTGGTGAGCTGGCTCAAGGGGTTCTCGTGGCGGTACGTGTTCACCGCCTCGGCGGCCTACTGCGCGGCGATGCTGCTGCCCGCCCTGTTCGTCTACACCGAGCCGCCGAAGCCGGAGAGCCGCAAGACCTTGAAGGAGGTGCTCGGCGGCGCCGCCGAGGTGCTGGGCGATGCCCGCTTCATGCTCATGATCGTGGTCTACTCCGGGTTCTGGATCCTCTACTTCCAGAACTTCGGGTCGGTGCTGTGGTACCTGCGCGACTTCGTCGACCGCGAGCCGGTGAGCGCCGCGGTGACCGGGTTGCTCGCCGCGATCGGGCTCGACGTCCGCTTCACCTTTGACGCCGAGCACGTCACCGTCATCAACGCCGGCACCATCATCCTGCTCCAGGTGCTGGTGAGCCGCCTGGTCGCCAACCGCAAGGCGCTGCCGACCATGGTGACCGGCATGGCGATGGGAGCCGTGGGCTTCGTTCTGCTCGCGAGCTCCTTCAACCCGTGGGTGTTCATCCTCGGCATCGCGGTGTTCTCGATCGGCGAGATGACCGCCCACCCCAAGTACTACAGCTTCGTCGGGCTGGTGGCGCCCGCCGACCGCAAGGCGGTCTACATGGGCTACGCCTTCCTCTACGGCGTGTTCGGCTCGTTGCTCGGCTCGAACCTCGGCGCCTTCCTCTACGAGCGGATGCTGGCCCCGGTGGTCGGGACCGAGGCGGCGGCCGGCCGCACCACCCTGTTCTGGACCTTGTTCGCCGTGCTCGACGTGATCGCAGTGGTGGGGCTGATCCTGTTTGCGCGGGCCTTCGGCGAGGACACCCCCGACACCCGGCGACGGGCGCGCAGCGCCATGTTCGGCGTCTACGGGCTGATCCTGCTGCTCGGCCTCGCATTCGCAGTCTTCGCCTTCACCTCGGACCCGATCCAGGTCCGCACTGCGGTGCAGTCCCTGATCTTCCTCGCCCTGGGCGGCGGCGGGCTCGCGGTGAACGCCCGCGGCGGTCGCAGCGCGAGCTGAGAGAGCGGGTCACGCGTGCTCACCCGAGCTCGGAACGATGGCGCCCAGCGGGGAGAGCGGCGCCGCCGGGAATGGCCGGTCGCCGAGGGCTGGTTGAGTGAGCGATGAGAAGTCGTCGCGATCGCCCCGCGTGGTCCGATCCCGACGTCGACCTCCCACCCGCCCCGGGTGGCCCATCGAGGACGTGAATGGTCGAGCCGCAGCAAACAGCGCACGACGCCCGCCCGGCGCCCCGCCGCCTCGCGCTCCTCGCGCTGGCGGTGGTGATGGCCGGGCTTGTCGCTGCAGCTCCGTACTGGGGCGCGAGCGCCGCGCACGCGGAGGAAACCGAGGCGACGCCCTGCCCCGACCCGGGGGATGACGGCTCGCCTTGCGGTCCGAGCTGCCCGTGCGCCTGCTGCCCCGGGCATGCGCCGACTCCGGCGGTGGTGGTCGCGCAGTGCTCGGTCGCCGCCCCGTCGCCGAGCACGCTCGAGACCACTCCCCACAGGGCCCTGCAGTCGACGGACCTTCGTCTCCGCATCTTCCACCCTCCTCGCACCTGACCTCGAATCGACAGCTGGGTTCGGTCCGCTCGCGGCGCGCGAGCTGCCCGAGTTGGCGTTTCTGACGCCCATACATGGGCGTCGTGGGAAGGCAGGTGTTCGACGATGTGGTGCCCTCGTACGCGCGCCCCTCGCTGGCGGCGCACTCAGATCGCTTTGGTCGCCCTGCTGGTGGCCGGTTCGGTGGCGGCTCGCTCGGTGCCGGCGGAGACCGAGACTTCGGCTTCAGGGAAGGGACTGCCGGCCGGCCAGGTGATCAGGGTGAGCTGGCCGGAGCTGGTCCGCCTAGTCGACCAGCACCCGCTGGTCGCCGCCGGCGCCTTCGGCATCGACGCCGCCCGCGGAGCGGTCACCGCCGCCGGCGCCGCCCCCAACCCCTCGCTCGCGGCAACCGCCGGCCGGGGAGAGGCGGTGGTCGGGGACGAGTCCGACGACGAGTGGGCGCTGGAGCTGGAGCTTCCGCTCGGCTGGCTCGCCCTGCGCGGCTCGCGGGTGGCGGCCGCCGAGGCCGATCTCGAGGCCACCGAGGCCGAGAGCGAGCTGCTGCGGCGGGAGGTCCTGCTCGAGCTCAGGACCCTGTTCTGGAGCCTGGTCTCCGAGCAGGAGCGGGTCGCCGCGCTCGAGGCGCTCGAGCAGCAGACCGCGGCGCTGGTGGCCACGGTCCGGAAGCGGGTCGAGGTCGGCGAGGTCCGGCCGGTGGACGGCCCGCGGTCGGAGATCGAGCTCGAGAAGGTCGCCGCCGAGCTCGCGGCGGCGCACGTCGCGCTCGGGGCGCGCCAGGCGCAGCTCGCGCTGTGGCTGGCTCCCCCGGCGGAGGGCACCATCGTGGCGGTGGGAGATCTCGGCGCGCTGCCGCATGCGATCGACCTCGACGCCGCGCGAGCGAGGCTGCGCGCCTCTCACCCGGCGCCGGCGGCCGCCCAGGCGCGTATCCGCTCGCTCGAGGCCACGCTCGCGACCGAGAAGCGGGCGCGGATCCCGGACTTCTCGCTGGCCGCGTTCCAGTCCCACGAGCTCGACCGGGACGCATACGGTATCGGCCTCACCGTGGGTCTGCCGCTCCTGAGCTGGAACGGCGGCCGGATTGCGCAGGCCGAGGCCGAGCTCGAGGCCGGCCGGCTCGAGGCCGAGGCCGTGAGCCGGGAGCTCGAATCCAGGGTCATCGAGGCCGAAGCGGCGTGCCGCGCCGCGGTCGAGACCGCGGCCCGCTTCGGCAGCGCCGTGGTCCCGCGCTCCGAGGCCGCGGCCGCGACCATGGAGCGGACCTACGAGCTCGGCGAGGCCAGCCTGCTCGAGCTGATCGACGCCCGCCGCACCCTGCTCGACACGCGCCGGCTGCACCTCGGCGCGCTCGCCGCGGCCCAGATCGAGTGCAGTCGTCTCGGCAGCCTGGTCGGAGAGGAGATCCCATGAGCAGCCACAGCATCCTTCGCGCCCTCGCGGTCCTGGCCCTGACCCTCGCCTGGGCGGCATGCGGCAGGGGCGAGTCGCAGGCGCCCGGGGCCGCAGCCCAGGCGCCGCCGGTCGAGCAGGCACTCGCCGGGCGCGGCGCCGCCGCAGGCGTCGAGCACGAGGCCGAACCCGAGGAGCCCTCTGACCTCGACCGGCCGGTCGACGAGCTGTTCCGCGCGGCCTGCGAGCACGGACGGCAGACCTTCGCCTGCGACGAGTGCCGCTGGGAGGTCGGGGTCGTCCGGGTGCCGGCGAGCCTGGTCGACGGCGGGCTCGTCGAGACCGCCGGGGTGGGACGCCGGGCGATCGCGGTCCCCCTGACCCTGACCGGCGAGGTCCGCTTCGACGAGCGCCGGGTCGCTCACTGCAGCTCCCAGGTCGAGGGGATCATCCGCGCGGTGCACGTCGCGCCCGGCGACATGGTCCGGCGCGGGCAGCCCCTGCTCGAGATCGAGTCGGTGGTGGTCGGCGAGGCGCAGGCAGCCTACCTCGAGGCCCGCGGCCTGCTCGACATCGCGCGCCGCAACTTCGAGCGGGTGTCGGCGCTCAAGCAGGAGGCCATCGCCTCGGAGAAGGAGTACCTGCAGGCGAGACAGGAGCTGGAGGCGGCCGAGATCCGGTCGGAGGGCGCGCTGGGCACGCTTTCGCGGCTCGGCGCGGGCGCCGGCGAGGCGGGCCCCAACGCTGGCGGCAACGCCCGCGGCCGTTTCGTGCTGCGCGCCCCGGCGTCGGGCACCGTGCTCACGATGCACGCGGTCCCGGGCGAGGTGGCCAGGACCGAGGAGTCGCTGGTGACGGTCGGCGACAGCTCGACGGTCTGGGTGTGGGCCGACCTCTACGAGCGCGACATCGCCGCGGTCAGCCGGGCGCACGCGGCGCAGCCGCTCGCCGCCGCCGTCGCCGTGAAGGCGTACCCCGGCGAGCAGTTCCCGGGCGTCGTCGACCTGATCAGCCCGGCGATGGACGAGTCCTCGCGAACGGTGAAGGTGCGGGTCGCGGTCGCGAACCCCGATCGCCGGCTGCTGGCCGGGATGTTCGCCTCGGTCGAGGTTTTCCTGCCGGGCTCGCAGGAGGTGCTCGCCGTCCCGCGGGAGGCGCTGCTCGAGGACGAGGGGCGGTCGTTCGTCTTCGTCCACCATCACGACGACTACTTCGTGCGCCGCCCGGTCGAGGCGGGACGCACCTGGGACCGGTGGATCGAGGTGACTTCGGGGCTCGAGGCGGGCCAGACCGTGGTCGCCGAGGGCGCCTTTCTCCTGAAGTCGGACGTGCTGCGCTCGAAGATGGGCGCCGGGTGCGCGGACTGAAAGGGGAGGACGCCATGAAGCTCGCGACCTTCCTGCTCGGCAACCGCTTTCTCGTGCTGCTCGCCTCGGCGATGCTGATCGCGGGCGGCGTCGTCGCGTGGCTGCACCTGCCGATCGACGCCTTCCCCGATGTGACCAACACCCAGGTCATGATCCTCTCGACCGCGCCCGGCCTCGCCGCCGTCGACGTCGAGCAGCGGGTGAGCTACCCGATCGAGCAGGTGATGCGCGGCCTGCCCCGGGTGACGGAGGTGCGCTCACTGTCGAGGGCCGGCCTGTCCCAGGTCGTCATCGTCTTCGAGGACGGCGCCGACACCTACTGGACGCGGCAGGTGGTGTTCGAGCGCCTCGCCATGGCCCGGGAGCAGCTCCCGCCCGGCGTCGAGCCCGAGCTCGGCCCGATCTCGACCGGCCTCGGGGAGATCTTCCAGTACACCCTGGAAGGGGACGGCGCGAGCGCGATGGAGCTGCGGACCATCCAGGACTGGCTCGTCGCCCCGCTGCTCGAGCCGATCCCGGGGGTCAACGAGGTCAACAGCTTCGGCGGCGAGGTCAAGCAGTACCAGGTGCTGGTGTCACCGGAGAAGCTCGTCAAGTACGGCCTCAACGTCAACGACGTCGTCGAGGCGGTCGAGCAGGGCAACGCCAACGCCGGGGGTGGCGTGGTGGTGCGCGGATGGGAGCAGCTCTACCTGCGCGGCGTCGGCCTGCTCGAGGACATCCCGGACATCGAGCGCATCGTGCTCCGGGCCGAGGACGGCGCGCCGATCTACCTGCGCGACGTCGCCGAGGTCGTCATCGGCGCCGAGCCGCGCCAGGGCGCGGTGAGCCGCGACGGCAGCGGCGAGGTCGTGGCCGGCATGATCATCATGCTCAAGGGCGAAAACTCGAAGGAGGTGGTCAGCCGGGTCAAGGAGGCGATCGAGAGGATCCGCTCGATCCTCCCGGAGGGGGTCCGGATCAACGTCTTCTACGACCGCACCTCGCTGATCGAGGCCTGCATCTCAACCGTGGTCAACGCCCTGCTCGAGGGCGGGATCTTCGTCATCCTGGTGCTGTTCCTGTTCGTCGCCGAGCTGCGGACCTCGCTGATCGTGGTCTTCTCGCTGCCGTTCACCTTCCTGGTCAGCTTCATCGTCATGGGCGCGACGGGGTTGACGTCGAACCTGATGAGCGTCGGCGGCCTCGCGTTCTCGGTCGGCATGGTGGTCGACGCGTCGATCGTGGTGGTCGAGAACATCCGGCGCCACCTCGCGCAGCGGCCCGCGGGCGAGCACCGGCGCCGCATCGTGGCCGACGCCCTGGCCGAGGTGGCGAGGCCGGTCGGCTTCTCGGTGGTCATCATCGCCATCATCCTGGTGCCGCTGTTCACGCTGCAGGGGATCGAGGGCAAGATGTTCGCGCCGCTCGCCGCGACCATGCTGATCGCGCTCCTGGTCTCGCTGGTCGTGGCGCTGACCGTCGTGCCGGTGCTGTCGGAGATGTTCCTGAAGGAGGGCCCCGAGAAGGAGTTCTCCTTCATCCGGCGCTTCCACCGCGGCTACCTGCGGCTCCTCGACCGCGCCGTCCGCCGGCCGGGCGTGACCCTCGGCCTCTCGGGCGCCGTGCTGGTGGCGTCGCTGGCGCTGCTGCCCCTGGTCGGCACCGAGTTCATGCCGCCGCTCGACGAGGGCTCGATCGCGATCAACGTCGTACGCCTGCCCAACGCCTCCCTCGACGGCTCGGTGAAGGTCGCGACGTTCATCGAGGAGCGCCTGCGCGCGTTCCCGGAGGTCGGGACCGTGGTCAGCAAGACCGGCCGCGCCGAGATCTCCGAGGACCCGATGGGCCCCGAGCAGACCGACGTCTTCATCATGCTCAAGCCGCGCAAGGAGTGGGAAACCGGCCGGACCAAGGCCGAGCTGGTGGCCGCCATCGAGAACGACCTCTCCGAGATCCCCGGCCTGCGCTACTCGTTCTCGCAGCCGATCGCGCTGCGCGTCAACGAGCTCATCTCGGGGGTGAAGAGCGACCTCGCGATCAAGGCCTTCGGCCCGGACCTCGAGGTGCTGAAGGAGTTCGCGGACTCCGCCGCTGCCGCCATGATGGGCGTCGCCGGGGCGCAGGACGTCAGGGTCGAGCAGGTGTCCGGCATGGCGCAGCTCGACGTGGTCGTCGACCGCGAGGCGCTGGCCCGCCACGGCATCAGGATCGCCGACGTCAATGCCACCATCGAGACCGCCGTCGCCGGCACGCGGGCGACGACGCTGATCGAGGAGCAGCGGCGCTTTGCCGTGGTCGTGCGCTTCCCGGAGCCGGCCCGCAGTGACATCCCGGCGATCGAGAGGCTGCTCGTCCCGGCGCCGGGGGGCGAGCGGGTGCCGCTCGCCCAGCTCGCGGACTTCCGGGTCGTCGAGGCGCCCGCGCAGGTCAGCCGCGAGAACGGCATGCGGCGCGTCGTGGCCGAGGCCAACGTGCGCGGCCGCGACCTCGGCGGCTTCGTCCGCGAGGTCCAGCAGCGGGTTGTACCGCTCGTGGAGGGGCTGCCGCCCGGCTACTTCGTCGAGTACGGCGGGCAGTTCGAGAACCAGCAGCGCGCCATGCGCCAGCTCGCGGTCGTGGTGCCGGTGGCGCTCGTGCTGATCGTGGTGCTCCTCTACCTCGCTCTCGGCTCGATCTGGAGCTCGCTGCTGGTCGTGCTCAACCTGCCGTTCGCCCTGGTCGGCGGTGTCATCGCGGTGGTCGCCTTCCGGATGCCGGTCTCGGTCTCGGCGGCGGTCGCCTTCATCGTGCTGCTCGGCATCGCGGTGCAGAACGGGGTCGTGCTGGTGGCCTTCTTCCGGCAGCTCGGCGAGCGCGGGGAGTCGGTGGCCGACACTGTCCGGAAGGGCTGCGACCTGCGCTTCCGGCCGCTGCTGATGACGGCGCTGACGAGCTTCATCGGGCACCTGCCGATGCTCTACGCGACCGGCTCCGGGGCGGACATCCAGAAGCCGCTGGCGGTCGTTGTGATGGGCGGGCTCGTCACCAGCACCCTGCTCACGCTGATCGTGCTGCCGACGATCTACGCCGTGCTCGCAACGCGCTTCGCCCCCGCCACGGCGGCGGTCGAGCGATAGGACGACGGCGCCGGGGCCGAGCCGTGGACAGGCGCGCGCCTGATGTCGGTTGGGGGGGCTGCGTCGGCTGGTGGCAGCCGTGGCCCCGGTCGGACCGCCGGAGCTGCGCGGGCGCGCGATGCTCTGGCCGGCCATGCCGCTCGCACTGCCGCTGCCGTGGGGCGGCTTCTTCGGGCTGAGCGCCCGCTGGCCGGCTGCAGCGCCCGCCCGCGGTGATCACAGCAGGCGCGCGATGCCTGTCAGGTAGCTCGCGGCGACGGACAGGATCACCGCCACCAGGATCCACTTGATGACGCGGGCCGGGAGGTGCTTCTGCAGCCGTGCTCCGCAGTACATGCCGGCGGCGCCGCCGAGCCCGAACAGCAGGCCGAGCGGCCAGTCCGGCGCCACCGTGAGGCCGGGGTAGAGCGGGGCCATGGCCTGGTAGAACGAGACGCCCGCCACCGAGGTGATGAAGGTCCCCGCCAGGGCGGCGCCGGCGACCGTGTAGACCGGCAGCCCGAAGAAGGCGACGAGGAACGGGGCGATGATGGCGCCGCCGCCGATGCCGTAGATGCCGCCGACGATGCCGATCACGAAGGCGAGCGCGAAGATCCCCGGCGTGGCGATGTCGAAGACCTCACCGTGGAACTGGTAGGTGATCTTCGTCAGGCTGAAGCGGCTGACGGCGACCGCTCCCGGTGCCTGCTCGCCGTCGGCCTCGGGTTGCTCCCGGTTGCGGCGCACCGTCTGCTGGAAGCGCTGCTCGGCCGCCTGCGCGCTCGCGTGTCGGCTGCCGCCGTGGATCAGGTCGCGGGCGAAGCGGGCGCCGATGTAGAGCAGCACGGCGCCGGCGAAGACCTTGAAGGCCGCCGGGTCAGGGAGCCAGCGCACCCGGATCAGCGCGCCGATCAGCACCCCGGGCAGGGTGCCGGCGACCACCACCCAGGTCAATGGCCACACCATCCGTCCCTCGCGGACGTAGCGGGCGACGCCCGATGGGATCGCGACGATGTTGAAGAGCTGGTTGGTCGCGCTCACAGCCGGGCTGGTGAAGCCCAGCACGCTGACCTGGAACGGCAGCAGGAGGATGGCGCCCGACACGCCGCCGGCCGACGTGAACGACGAGATCGCGAACGCCACCAGCGGTGGGACGAACGGTGAAACCTCGACGCCGGAGATCGGGAAGTGCATGGCACGCGACCCTGCCGGCTCATAGGGTACGCTGTCGGCCGGAATGACGATCGTTTTTTGAGGTCGTTTGAAGGAGCGCGTCATGACGCCGACCCATCCACCTGTCGCCGCCGGCGACCGCGAGCGCGCGATCCGCGCCATCAAGATCCTGCTCTTCAGCGCCTCCGTCGTGCCGTCGGTGGTCGGCGGCGCGATCGCCCACGCGGCCGGCTCCTTCGCCTGGACGCCGTTCCTGCTGGCGGCGGCCGGCCTCTTGATCGGCCAGGCCGGCGGCGACTACCTCTACTACTACCTCACACACTTCCACACCGACGCCCGTGACGCGCACACCAAGATCTTCGCCGGCTGGCGGCCGCTGTTCACCGGGACGCTGTTCGCGCCGGAGAAGACGGTGTGGGCCGGCGCCGCCTGCCTGCTGATCGACCTCGCCGTCGCGATCTACTTCTTCGAGCTGCGCGGCGCCGCGATCCTGTGGTTCGCGCTCGCCGGCGGTCTCATCGCCGTCTTCTTCACGCCGCTGATGCTGCGCGGGCTCAAGGAGCCGGTGATCTTCGTGACCTTCGGCCCGCTCTGCGTCACCGGGGTCGTGTTCGCTTTGACCGGGACCATCAGCGAAGGTGCGATCGTGGCGTCGGTGCCGGTGGGGTTGTTCGTGACGGTCGTGGCCTACCTCAAGAGCGCCCGCTTCGACGTCGTCGACAGCGGTGGCGAGCAGGTCGTCCTCAAGCTGTCGCGAACCGTCATCCTCGCGCTGCTGGCGCTCGGCTACGCGAGCCTCGCGGCCGGAGTCGCGCTGGGCCGGCTGCCGGCCTGGTCGCTGACCGGGTTGCTGTCACTGCCGCTGGCGTGGAGCGTGGCGTCGATCGTGCGGCAGTCGAGCAGCAGGGTGTCGGAGTACCTGTGGGCGACGGTGCGCTCGATCGTCATCCTGGTGATCGTCGGGGCCGGCCTGGCCGTGGGGTTCATGGTGTCATGAAGGAAGCCCTGATCGTCTGGTTCAAGGCGGCCCGCGCGCCGTTCCTCGTCGTCAGCCTCATCCCCGCGGTCCTCGGCGGGCTCATCGCCTGGTACCGCGGGAACTTCGACGGCCTGCTTTTCGGCGTGGTGACGCTCGGCGTCGTCATGGCCCACTCGGCGGCCGACTTCATCGACGACTACTTCGACTTCAGGAAGGGCAACCTCGGCAACAAGGAGAAGCAGTTCCACGACAGCCCGCTCATCGACGGCAGGGTGACGCCCGGTCAGGTGATGCTCGCCGCGGTGCTCTGTCTGGCGGTTGCCGCCGCCGCCGGCGTCTACGCCGTGCTCGCCGCCGGCATGCCGGTGCTCTGGCTGACGGCAGCGGGCGGGTTCATCGTCTTCTTCTACACGTCGCCGCCGTTCAAGCTCAACTACCGGGGGTTGGGGGAAACCGCGCTCTTCCTCGGCTTCGGGCCGCTGATCGTGCTCGGCGTCTACCTCGTGCTGCGGCCGGTATTCCTGTGGGAGCCGGTCCTGCTCGGGTCGGTCCTCGGCATCTTCACGATGAACATCGGCCTCGTCAGCAACACCTTCGACCACGACGACGACGTCAGGTCGGGAAAGCGGACCCTGGCCCTGCGCCTCGGCCAGGCGAACGCCGTGCGCTTCCTGGCGGCGGGGTCGGTCGCCGCCCACGGCCTGCTGGTCGCCGCGGTCGCCGGCGGCCTCGCCACCCCGTGGGCTCTGCTGGCGCTGCTGGCCGCTCCGCTCGCGGTGCAGACGGTCCGCAAGACCGCTCTGTTCGCCGACACCGCCAACTACACCGCGGCAATGACCAGCGCGATCGCGCTATCGTCGGTGAGCGGGGTCCTGATGTGCATTGGCTACGGCCTCGCCATCGCCCTGCCGTAGCACCCGCCGCGGGGCGTCGGCCGGCTGGCTCGGTGCGGCGCATCCACTCAGATCAGGAAGAGGGTCGAGCGCAGGGTCTCGTAGACCCCGACGCCGATGAACACGGCGGCGGTCGCGACCCGGGCCCAGCGCTCGATGGACTGCACCCTCGCCAGCGCCGTTTCGAGCCAGCTGGCGCCGGCGGCGGCGAGGATCGCAAACGCGACGACCGGCAAGGACGTGCCGATACCGTAAAACGCGGGCAACACCAGCGACGAGCCATGGTCGACCGCGAGCGGAATCAGGCCGCCGAAGAAGAGCCCGGCCGACACCGGGCAGAACGCCAGTGCGAACACGATTCCGAGCAGGCCGGCGCCCCACAGCCCGGCACGGTCGACAATCTGCTGGAGCCGGCCGCCCAGGCCGATCCCCGGCAGGCTCAGCCTGACGACGCCGAGCAGAAGGAGGCCGAGGGCGATCAGCATCGGTCCCAGCAGGCGGTGAAACGTGCCCTGGAGGAAGCCCGAGACCGCGACCATCGACATCAGCGACCACACGGCCGCGGCGCCGAGCGCGGTGTAGGCGATGGTGCGGCCGGCGGTGTAGAGAGCTCCCGAGACCAGGATTGCCCGAGCGCTGCCGACCTGCCGCCCCACGTAGGAAACGGCCGCGATGTTGGTCGCCAGCGGACAGGGGCTGATCGAGGTCAGGATACCCAGCCAGAGGGCCGATCCGACGGCGAGCCAGAGCGGCGCCATCAGCCCTCGTTGAGGAAGGCGCGGGTGGACTCGCGCACGTACTGCGAGAAGAGCTCCTCGTCGCGCACCAGCTGCCAGACCTTGTCGAGGTTCTGCCACCGGACCACGGCGCCGTCCCGGTAGGAGACCAGCACCAGCGACCGCGTCACAAGCTTGAAGTCCTCGACGAAGTGCTCGTTGCCGGGCTGCTCGATGTTGAGCGCACGCCAGGTGAGCCGGCCCGACGCGAGCTCGTCCGCGAAGTCGGCGGTGATCGTCTCGTGCGCCTGGCGCTCGATCGCGAGGCAGGTCCGGCAGCGGAAGTCGCCGTGGAAGTAGTAGGCGACCACGCCGGTCGAGGGAGTCGGCGCGGCGGCCGCGCCGGCGCCCGCGGGGTCCTCGGCCCGCCCGCCGGGCGAGAGCGCGATGAGGGCCGCGAGAACGCCGCTGGCAACGAGCAGGGTCGGGGGCGCGTTGCGTCGTTTCATCTCCGCCTCCTAGGCCAGCATCGCCTTGACTTCGTCGAGGGAAGGGACCTTGCCCTGGACCTTGAGGACGCCGTCCACCACCAGGCCCGGCGTCAACATCAGCCCGTACTTCTGGAACTCCCGGAAGTCGCTCAGCTTCTCGAGGTGGTACTTGATGCCGAGCTCCTCCGCCGCACGGCCGGCGAGCTGGGTGAGCTTTTCGCAGCGCGGGCACCCGGGGCCGAGGACGATGATCTTCTTCTCCGTCATGGCAGACCTCCTACGCGATGAATGTTCCATAGATCATGCCGGTGATGGTGGCCATCACCACCACCAGGCCGACGTAGACCGATGTCTTCTTCCAGCCGATGACGCTGGCAATGACGATCATGCTCGGCAGGGACAGCGCGGGCCCGGCCAGCAGCAGGGCCAGTGCCGGTCCGGGGCCCATCCCGGAGCCGATCAGCCCCTGCACGATCGGCACCTCGGTGAGCGTCGCGAAGTACATGAACGCGCCGGCGACCGCCGCGAACAGCGTGGCGCCCAGGCCGTTGCCGCCGAGCGCGGCCGCCACCCAGGCGGATGGAATCACACCCTCGTGGTCGGGGCGTCCGAGCAGGAAGCCGGCGACCATCACACCGCCGAGCAGCAGGGGCAGGATCTGCTTGGCATAGCCCCAGCTCGAGGCGAACCACTCGCCGAGCTCGCCCTCAGACCGCGCCGTCACGAGCGCGAGCCCCAGCACTCCGGCGACGAACGCGAGCTCGGGGCGCTGAGGCACCGCCAAGCCGAGACCGGCGACGGGAACGGCGGTCGCCACCGCCTTCCACGGGGCGAGGCTGAACCAGCGCACCAGGATGATGCCGAGGGCGGCGGCGCCGGCGGCGGTCAGCCACCACTTGGCCCGCCAGATCGCGAACCAGAGCCCCGTGGGGTCCTCGGGCCTGGCCCAGTTCGCGAACACCAGGACCGCCACCTGGGCGGCGAAAAAGGCCGCGGTCTGAGCCAGCGGGCGCACAGCGTCAGGCTCCGGGAGCGCCATCGTTGCCTGGACGCGGTTCTCCTCGGACCGCCTGAAGATGACGGCCATCAGGGCGCCGACGACGACCGCGAACAGCACCGCGCCGATCGCGCGGGCGGCGCCGAGCTTGGCGCCGAGCACGCTCGCCGTGAGCACGATCGCGAGCACGTTGATCGCCGGGCCGGAGTAGAGGAAGGCGGTCGCCGGCCCGAGCCCGGCGCCCATCCGGTGGATTCCCGCAAACAGCGGCAGCACCGTGCAAGAGCACACCGCCAGGATGGTGCCGCTCACCGAGGCGACGCCGTAGGCGATCAGCTTCGGCGCCCGCGGGCCGAGGTACTTCATCACCGCCGCCTGCGACACGAAGGAGGCGATGGCGCCGGCGATGAAGAAGGCGGGAACGAGGCACAGCAGCACGTGCTCGCGCGCGTACCACCTGGTCAGAGCCAGCGCTTCAGTGACCGCGCCGTCGAAGCGCGGGAATCCCACCGGCAGCCAATAGAAGACGGCAAAGCCGGCGGCCATTGCCAGGAGGACCTTCCATTCGCGCTTCCAGTCCATCACGTTCGACCTCAATGTGAGTTATTGGCGACCTCGCCAAGTGAATGTCACAAGAACACCGGTCATCCGACGAGTGCTGCCTGCCCTCGCGCCTTCTCCTCGATCACCGCCTCGACGCAGCCGAAGAAGTTGAGGATGCAGGGGACCCTGAGCCTGTAGAAGACCTGCTGGCCGCGGCGGTCGTCCAGCACCAGGCCCGCTTCCTTCAGCACCGTCAGGTGTTTCGAGACCGTCGACACGTCGGCACCGACCATCTCGGCCAGCTCGCAGACACAGCGCTCGCCCCGCGACAGCTCGTCGACGATGAACAGGCGGCTCGGGTGGGCGAGGGCCTTCATGACCGTCGCCCGGGCCTCCGTGTGGGCCCTGACCGAACCCTCGAGCCGACGCCGTGTCGCCATCATTTGGCAATATAGCCAAATATCAGCTGCTGTCAAGCCGGCGGTCGTCGAACGGTGGAATCGTCATCGCGGCACCTCAGGCGGCCCGGCGCGGGTCACGCCGCGCGGAGCATCCCCGCGAGCGGTTCCGAATGCACGTCGAGGTCGAGTTTGCTGGCGGTGTCAGCCGGGCGTCGGCCGTGCGCTCGCTCCGCCTCTCCCCGACCGCCAGCTCAGGGAACAGTGGCCGACCAAGCGCTCACGTCCCCGGACTCGAAGCCGTCGGAGAACACG
The Thermoanaerobaculales bacterium genome window above contains:
- a CDS encoding TolC family protein, yielding MSWPELVRLVDQHPLVAAGAFGIDAARGAVTAAGAAPNPSLAATAGRGEAVVGDESDDEWALELELPLGWLALRGSRVAAAEADLEATEAESELLRREVLLELRTLFWSLVSEQERVAALEALEQQTAALVATVRKRVEVGEVRPVDGPRSEIELEKVAAELAAAHVALGARQAQLALWLAPPAEGTIVAVGDLGALPHAIDLDAARARLRASHPAPAAAQARIRSLEATLATEKRARIPDFSLAAFQSHELDRDAYGIGLTVGLPLLSWNGGRIAQAEAELEAGRLEAEAVSRELESRVIEAEAACRAAVETAARFGSAVVPRSEAAAATMERTYELGEASLLELIDARRTLLDTRRLHLGALAAAQIECSRLGSLVGEEIP
- a CDS encoding efflux RND transporter periplasmic adaptor subunit, encoding MSSHSILRALAVLALTLAWAACGRGESQAPGAAAQAPPVEQALAGRGAAAGVEHEAEPEEPSDLDRPVDELFRAACEHGRQTFACDECRWEVGVVRVPASLVDGGLVETAGVGRRAIAVPLTLTGEVRFDERRVAHCSSQVEGIIRAVHVAPGDMVRRGQPLLEIESVVVGEAQAAYLEARGLLDIARRNFERVSALKQEAIASEKEYLQARQELEAAEIRSEGALGTLSRLGAGAGEAGPNAGGNARGRFVLRAPASGTVLTMHAVPGEVARTEESLVTVGDSSTVWVWADLYERDIAAVSRAHAAQPLAAAVAVKAYPGEQFPGVVDLISPAMDESSRTVKVRVAVANPDRRLLAGMFASVEVFLPGSQEVLAVPREALLEDEGRSFVFVHHHDDYFVRRPVEAGRTWDRWIEVTSGLEAGQTVVAEGAFLLKSDVLRSKMGAGCAD
- a CDS encoding MFS transporter, whose protein sequence is MEKTGFLRSFPRTFWVANVMELFERAAYYGLNSVLAVYLTLKVAEGGLGFGQQAVGFLQGIVYAATYVLPILGGALADRYGYRKMLIVAFSLLATGYFAAGHMSSYALVFLSLLVMATGSGLFKPIISGTIARTTNEKTSSFGFGIYYWMINLGAFLAPLVVSWLKGFSWRYVFTASAAYCAAMLLPALFVYTEPPKPESRKTLKEVLGGAAEVLGDARFMLMIVVYSGFWILYFQNFGSVLWYLRDFVDREPVSAAVTGLLAAIGLDVRFTFDAEHVTVINAGTIILLQVLVSRLVANRKALPTMVTGMAMGAVGFVLLASSFNPWVFILGIAVFSIGEMTAHPKYYSFVGLVAPADRKAVYMGYAFLYGVFGSLLGSNLGAFLYERMLAPVVGTEAAAGRTTLFWTLFAVLDVIAVVGLILFARAFGEDTPDTRRRARSAMFGVYGLILLLGLAFAVFAFTSDPIQVRTAVQSLIFLALGGGGLAVNARGGRSAS